In Mycobacterium sp. 050128, one genomic interval encodes:
- the trmB gene encoding tRNA (guanosine(46)-N7)-methyltransferase TrmB: protein MGHHGQMHAQPGLGTCSDAAVEVGAGLDTEEFVTPVSDPDGSDDPQRGYLPATSFRSRRATLSGGQRETWDRRWPTIGLSDIPRRFEPLDTRAWFGRQAPLVLEIGCGSGTSTLAMARDEPEIDVIAVEVYKRGLAQLLCAIDREHVTNIRLIRGNGIDVLQHLIAPASLTGFRLYFPDPWPKARHHKRRFLQPATVGLIADRLLPGGVLHAATDHPGYAEQMAEVGDAEPRLCRVEPGSGLPISTVRPTTKYELKAQEAGSSVSEFIWKRR, encoded by the coding sequence ATGGGCCACCATGGACAAATGCATGCGCAACCCGGGCTCGGGACGTGTTCCGATGCAGCGGTGGAGGTAGGAGCCGGCCTGGATACCGAAGAGTTTGTGACGCCAGTGTCGGATCCGGACGGTTCGGACGACCCTCAACGGGGCTATTTACCGGCCACGAGCTTCCGCTCCAGGCGTGCCACCCTGTCCGGCGGCCAGCGGGAGACCTGGGACCGGCGGTGGCCGACGATCGGCCTCTCCGACATCCCGCGCCGCTTCGAACCGCTCGACACCCGGGCGTGGTTCGGCCGGCAGGCGCCGCTGGTGCTCGAGATCGGCTGCGGCAGCGGCACGTCGACGCTGGCGATGGCCCGCGATGAACCTGAAATCGACGTGATCGCCGTGGAGGTCTACAAGCGGGGCCTGGCCCAGCTGCTGTGCGCGATCGACCGCGAGCACGTCACCAACATCCGGTTGATCCGCGGCAACGGGATCGACGTGCTGCAGCATCTGATCGCACCGGCCTCGCTGACCGGGTTTCGCCTCTACTTTCCCGACCCGTGGCCGAAGGCGCGCCACCACAAACGCCGCTTCCTGCAACCGGCCACGGTTGGCCTGATCGCCGACCGGCTACTCCCCGGTGGTGTCCTGCACGCCGCGACGGACCACCCCGGCTACGCCGAGCAGATGGCCGAAGTAGGCGACGCCGAACCGCGGCTGTGTCGCGTCGAACCCGGCAGCGGGCTGCCGATCTCGACCGTGCGCCCCACGACCAAATACGAGTTGAAGGCCCAAGAAGCAGGCAGCTCCGTATCCGAGTTCATCTGGAAAAGACGATGA
- a CDS encoding NYN domain-containing protein encodes MSLAEETTAETAAAPAAPSGDDLGGLDAPPQRVLLVWDAPNLDMGLGSILGRRPTALERPRFDALGRWLLARTAEVSAGRPGVIVEPEATVFTNIAPGSAEVVRPWVDALRNVGFAVFAKPKIDEDSDVDRDMLAHIEQRRQEGLAALVVASADGQAFRQPLEEIARAGVGGTTPVQVIGFREHASWALASDTLDFVDLEDIEGVFREPLPRIGLDSLPDQGAWLQPFRPLSALLTTRV; translated from the coding sequence ATGAGCCTCGCAGAAGAAACGACCGCGGAAACCGCCGCAGCGCCGGCGGCGCCGTCCGGTGACGATCTGGGCGGCCTCGATGCGCCGCCGCAGCGCGTGCTGCTGGTCTGGGACGCCCCCAACCTCGACATGGGACTGGGCTCGATCCTGGGCCGGCGCCCGACCGCGCTGGAACGCCCGCGGTTCGACGCGCTGGGGCGTTGGCTGCTGGCGCGGACGGCCGAGGTCAGCGCCGGACGGCCGGGCGTCATCGTCGAACCCGAGGCCACCGTGTTCACCAACATCGCCCCGGGCAGCGCCGAAGTCGTCCGCCCCTGGGTCGATGCTTTGCGTAACGTGGGGTTCGCGGTCTTCGCCAAGCCAAAAATAGATGAAGACAGCGATGTCGACCGGGACATGCTCGCCCACATCGAACAGCGGCGCCAAGAAGGGCTCGCGGCGCTGGTCGTAGCATCCGCTGACGGTCAGGCGTTCCGTCAGCCGCTGGAAGAAATCGCACGCGCCGGGGTTGGTGGGACAACCCCCGTCCAGGTAATCGGATTTCGCGAACATGCGAGTTGGGCACTAGCGTCGGATACCTTGGACTTCGTTGATCTGGAGGACATCGAGGGTGTTTTCCGGGAACCGCTGCCGCGGATCGGCCTAGATTCGTTGCCCGACCAGGGAGCGTGGCTGCAGCCGTTCCGGCCGCTGTCCGCGCTATTGACCACGCGTGTGTGA
- a CDS encoding MMPL family transporter produces the protein MFAWWGRTVYRYRYIVIGVMVALCLGGGVFGMSLGKHVTQSGFYDDGSQSVAASILGDKTYGRDRTSQIVAIFTAPDGKSVDDPAWRQQTVDELNKFVKDHPNQVLGWAGWLALAPGAEPPNAQIKGMATEDRKHTFVTIPLKGDDDDTILNNYKLIEPALQKLNGGKIELAGLEPVASALTGTIATDQKLLEYLGLPLVTVVLFLVFGGAVAAGLPVIVGGLSIAGALGILRFAAIFGPVHFFAQPVVSLIGFGIAIDYGLFIVSRFREEIAEGYDTEAAVRRTVMTAGRTVMFSAALIIACSASLLVLPQGFVHSLTYAIFAAVGLAALLSITLLPAALGILGRNVDALGVRTAFRVPFLRNWKVSRVFLEWLAERLQKTKTREEVEAGFWGKLVTTVMKRPLAFAIPIAVGMILLVIPLGNLSLGGMSEKYLPPDNAVRMAQEHFDKLFPGYRTEQLTVVIKSNNHSKVTDQQVADIRNRISGITGFTDKTWEERPCPVIANNPCVPGPNGTTQPKDDSLRVIQNGLVNKNDAEKKINELRAINPPKGLTLLVGGTPALEQDSIHSLFDKAPLMLVLLLSASLLLMFLAFGSVVLPIKAALMSALTLGSTLGILTWIFVDGHFSTWLNFTPTPLMVVLIALVVAVGFGLATDYEVFLVSRMVEARERGMSTAEAIRIGTATTGRLITAAALVLAVVAGSFMFSDLVMMKYLAFGLAAALLLDATVVRMFLVPSVMKLLGDDCWWAPRWARRLQNKIGLGETDLPDERKRSAVNGRTIRPPVAASLVAAKPRAPHDPTHPGAPPEPSRPSEPRPAAELPAGPSRAPSRPTQPTEAKTTRFSAQGSADPRPAAPAAPPAPPPSAGQTRAMPVPTNHEDTADPTTALPSMRPEGNDSDAATEKMNARGQGGQADGGDNARPRRRAGGGLSAQDLLRREGRL, from the coding sequence GTGTTCGCCTGGTGGGGTCGAACCGTGTACCGCTACAGGTACATCGTGATCGGGGTCATGGTGGCTCTGTGTCTTGGCGGCGGCGTCTTCGGGATGAGCCTGGGTAAGCATGTTACGCAGAGTGGGTTCTACGACGACGGCAGCCAGTCCGTTGCCGCGTCGATTCTGGGGGACAAGACCTACGGACGCGACCGCACGAGCCAGATCGTGGCGATCTTCACCGCGCCCGACGGCAAGTCCGTCGACGACCCGGCCTGGCGACAGCAAACCGTCGACGAACTGAACAAGTTCGTCAAGGACCATCCCAACCAGGTGCTCGGCTGGGCCGGCTGGCTGGCGTTGGCCCCCGGCGCCGAACCCCCGAACGCCCAGATCAAGGGCATGGCGACGGAGGACAGGAAGCACACCTTCGTCACCATCCCGCTCAAGGGCGATGACGACGACACCATTCTCAACAACTACAAGCTCATCGAGCCGGCCCTGCAGAAGCTCAACGGCGGCAAGATCGAACTCGCCGGACTCGAGCCCGTCGCCAGCGCGCTGACCGGCACCATTGCCACCGACCAGAAACTCCTCGAATATCTGGGGCTCCCGCTGGTGACGGTGGTGCTGTTCCTGGTGTTCGGCGGCGCGGTTGCCGCCGGCCTGCCGGTCATCGTGGGTGGCCTGAGCATCGCGGGGGCACTGGGCATCCTGCGCTTCGCCGCCATCTTCGGCCCGGTGCACTTCTTCGCTCAGCCGGTGGTCTCGCTGATCGGATTCGGTATCGCGATCGACTACGGCCTCTTCATCGTCAGCCGATTCCGGGAGGAGATCGCCGAGGGCTACGACACCGAGGCCGCGGTGCGGCGCACGGTGATGACGGCCGGTCGTACGGTCATGTTCTCGGCGGCGCTGATCATCGCCTGCAGCGCCAGCCTGCTGGTGCTGCCGCAGGGCTTCGTGCACTCGCTGACGTATGCGATCTTCGCCGCGGTCGGCCTAGCCGCACTGCTGTCGATCACCTTGCTACCGGCCGCCCTGGGCATCCTCGGGCGCAACGTCGACGCCCTGGGCGTGCGGACCGCGTTCCGGGTGCCGTTCCTGCGCAACTGGAAGGTTTCCCGGGTCTTCCTGGAATGGCTCGCCGAGCGGCTGCAGAAGACCAAGACCCGCGAAGAGGTCGAGGCCGGCTTCTGGGGCAAGCTCGTCACGACGGTGATGAAGCGCCCGCTGGCCTTCGCCATCCCGATCGCCGTCGGCATGATCCTGCTGGTCATCCCGCTGGGCAATCTGTCGCTCGGCGGCATGAGCGAGAAATACCTGCCACCCGACAACGCCGTGCGCATGGCGCAGGAGCACTTCGACAAGCTTTTCCCCGGGTACCGGACCGAGCAGCTGACCGTGGTGATCAAGAGCAACAACCACAGCAAGGTCACCGACCAGCAGGTCGCCGACATCCGCAACCGGATCTCGGGGATCACCGGGTTCACCGACAAGACGTGGGAGGAGCGCCCCTGCCCGGTGATCGCCAACAACCCCTGCGTCCCGGGCCCGAACGGGACCACCCAGCCCAAGGACGATTCGCTGCGGGTGATCCAGAACGGCTTGGTCAACAAGAACGATGCCGAGAAGAAGATCAACGAGCTACGGGCGATCAACCCGCCGAAGGGCCTGACCCTGCTGGTCGGCGGCACACCCGCGCTGGAGCAGGACAGCATCCACAGCCTGTTCGACAAGGCTCCGCTGATGCTGGTGTTGCTGCTCAGCGCCAGCCTGTTGCTGATGTTCCTGGCATTCGGGTCGGTGGTGTTGCCGATCAAGGCCGCGCTGATGAGCGCGCTGACGCTCGGCTCCACGCTGGGCATCCTGACGTGGATCTTTGTCGACGGGCACTTCTCGACCTGGCTGAACTTCACACCGACGCCGCTGATGGTGGTGCTGATCGCGCTGGTCGTCGCGGTGGGCTTCGGTCTGGCCACCGACTACGAGGTTTTCCTGGTGTCCCGAATGGTCGAGGCTCGCGAACGCGGCATGTCGACGGCCGAGGCCATCCGGATCGGTACCGCTACCACCGGACGTTTGATCACGGCCGCCGCGCTGGTGCTCGCCGTGGTCGCCGGCTCGTTCATGTTCTCCGATCTGGTGATGATGAAGTATCTGGCGTTCGGCTTGGCGGCGGCGCTGTTGCTGGACGCGACCGTGGTCCGGATGTTCCTGGTGCCCTCGGTGATGAAGCTGCTCGGCGACGACTGCTGGTGGGCCCCGCGCTGGGCCCGGCGGCTGCAGAACAAGATCGGCCTGGGCGAGACGGACCTGCCTGACGAGCGCAAGCGCAGCGCCGTCAACGGCCGGACGATCCGGCCGCCGGTCGCGGCCAGCCTGGTCGCCGCGAAACCGCGGGCGCCGCACGACCCCACGCACCCCGGCGCGCCCCCGGAGCCGTCGCGGCCGTCCGAGCCGCGACCCGCAGCGGAGCTGCCTGCGGGTCCAAGCCGCGCCCCGTCCCGGCCCACCCAACCGACCGAAGCCAAGACGACGCGCTTCTCGGCTCAGGGCAGCGCCGACCCGCGACCCGCGGCTCCGGCTGCACCGCCCGCGCCGCCGCCGTCGGCCGGCCAAACCCGGGCCATGCCGGTTCCCACCAACCACGAGGACACCGCCGACCCGACCACCGCGCTTCCTTCGATGCGTCCGGAGGGCAACGATTCCGACGCCGCCACCGAGAAGATGAATGCTCGCGGCCAGGGCGGCCAGGCTGACGGTGGCGACAATGCGCGTCCACGCCGCCGCGCGGGCGGTGGGCTCTCCGCGCAGGATCTGCTCCGCCGCGAGGGACGGCTCTAG